Sequence from the Aspergillus nidulans FGSC A4 chromosome III genome:
TCCAGATGTGCGCTAGTAGGCGCAGACCACTTGTATAGCTCACTGAACCACcatgcagagaagatgtaCCACCCAAAAGTCTGAATCACGTGAAGTGGGAAAAGGTAGTGGAAAGTGTTAAGAGAAGAGCTTGTCGTTCTTGAGCCAATGTGCATCTGACCCACTCGCAAAACAAAGATGGCGAGAGGGgatatgaagaggagaatggTGCGGATACCGCATGATCCGAGCGGAAACAGGGCCCAGAATACTTCCAAGTCGAACACAGATAAGCTAGTGCGTGAGTTGAAGGTGCTGAGTGTACTTACGAGAAGATTTGTCGCCGATCAAAACCGAGATTGCGTAACAGACTAGTAACGACAATGCCGAAGCATGGACAAACCTCCGGTGCAGCGCAGAGGTGAGAATGCGCCGGTACGGGCGAGGTTTTGCGGCCATGGCGTTGAGCTGAGATTGACTGCAGAATTGAAAGAACGGACAATATCACAGCATGGTCAGGGAGATAGCAATAGTAACTGACAATTACCGCGCCGGGCGGATGCAGGAACGAGTGTGATGCTTCCTGGGAGGATTGGCTACGGCCGGTCGATAATTGAAGCTTTGAAGCTTTTTTGAAAGCCATCAAAACACACAAGCCACACCTCATTGATCAGGTGACCTTTCAACTAAGCCACGAATTTCGACATCACGTCATGTCATGTGAGCGTAGCCTGCATATCCGGGCACCAACAAGCATCTTCCAACGTCTGCACCTGCAGGCAGCTCTCCGTAGTATCTTCTTCGTTGACCTCTTGGTTTTCTTGCTCCCTATTGCTGCGTCTCTCGCTACAATATGTCTTTCAATCACTTGAGCTCTCTCGAGTCCCAGCCTACCACCTACCGTCGTTCGGATGATCCCCAGTACCATGATGATCCCGAATTCCAGCGGTTGACCGAGTCCCTATCGAACCAGCTATTCACACTCACTTCAAACATCACCCGCTTGTCGGATCAGATTGCCCTCCTTGGGACAAAGCGCGACACTGAACGGGTGCGAGAAAGAGTTCATAATCTCCTTGAACAAACCCGTACCGGATTCAGAGACGTTGGCGAGGGGATCAAGAAGGTTCAGAACTGGGAAGACGTCAATGTATGCTCCTAACAGCTGCCACAACTCCTCATTGCCTGGGCGCTCTATCTAATAAACTTCTATTAGCCCTCACAAAAATGGACACAGCAGAAATTGTCAACAGAGTTCAAGGCCACCTTGGAGGAATTCCAGACCATCCAGCGACGGGCCTTGGAGAAGCAACGCGCTTCTGCAGTCGCGGCACGCACCGCtgtggaggaggccgggCATTCGACAGAGGATGacgctcagcagcagcagcagcagcagctcctcgaaGTAGAACAGCCACGCCTAGCGAATCAAGACGAAGTTGATTTCCAGGAAGCTCTAATCATCGAGCGTGAAGCGGAGATCCGCAACATTGAACAAAGTGTTGGTGAATTGAACGAGCTGTTCCGGGATGTCGCCCACATCGTTCATGAGCAGGGAGAGCAACTAGACACTATTAGCGGGAACGTCGAGAACGTTCATGCTAACACTCAAGGCGCGAATGTTGAGCTTCGCAGTGCTAGCCGGTACCAGAAGAACGCTCGGACTAAGGCTTGCTGTTTACTCATAATCCTTGCCGTCATTTTGGCTATTATTATCCTTGCGGCTGTTCTTGGATAGACACTTGATGATCCCCATGGTAACTTTCGTGGCACCCGAtgattcttcttttccttttttctttgtGATATCCTCCGCTGTTGCTGCATGATGTTACCCTCCATTACTGTGAGCAGCATTATGATTATGACCCTGTCCGTTCTGGCGTTGGAGTGGATGTTCTATATGCATTTGTTATGCTGCCTTCATCGTGGTATTATACATGGTCCCAATGTTATACATATTATATAATTCAATGACCCAACCGATACCGAAACTCCTGCTTCCAAGGTCATACCGCGAGAAATTTGAACAGAGTTCCTTAAAGACCCGAGAATCGCCTGAATCTCATCATACAGCCTTCCCAAGAATTCAATTTCGGCCGCACGTCAAGGTAAAAGCTGAGCTTGCCTGGCCCGGCGTTTGCGGCCAGGCCACCCCGGCTGCTCCCTCCTGTTGACTTTCCTTGGTAAAAATCGATGACATATTCAATCCGCTGCCCGTCACATCGTTCCACAACCCAGTCGTGTCGATCAAAAGGTAACTGGTATCCCATCAAGCTGTTCATGCGCGCCCTAGGGCTCAAAAATTCCGGCTCGGAGCCTAGTCCGCGAAACGAGTACAGCTTCGGCCCGCCGCACTTTTTGCTTCCAGGGTCCGATAACGGCGCTTTCTGTTCCCATTCCAGGATTTGCTGCCATGCGCGCTCATTCACAGCGTTATGGATTGGGATTATCGATGCTACCGTAGTCGCTAATTCTGACGCCGAGCTGACTGAATTCGGGGTATTACCCTTACGCATTAGCGCCTCGAAGAATTGCCGTTCAGAAGGATAAATCCAGTTCCCCGTCGATTTGTCATGCCCCGTTTCAGTTTCTGCGTTAGAAGGCGTACCGTGCGATGCAGTCGGTGATGCATATGGGGAGGACGGTGCGGCGGGACACTCGGATGGGGGTGCATCTGAATCGGAGGCAACCGCTCTTGGTATACTGCTTACTTCGCGATCTGTGGAGAGCGGGCGGTGTTGCTTCATCGTTGTCGGCACCCCATCATTGGAAGCGACAGGATGAGGAGCCTCGCCGGGTTTAtgttgctgcagccatgCCTCACGGGTTTTGTGATCAACGGGGCAGGTAGCCGCTGGGGTGGAGGGAGGGGGTGATACTGGAGTGCTTGCGCCGGCGCCCATTGAGACGTTAGCGTACTCTGATGTAtgcgaaaagaagagaaaaagtgagaactggaagaagagagaatggCCGTTGTGGTGCTTGGTAATgcgaaaaagaaagcaaatgGCCGGACTAACGCAGCTCACCGCCCGTCGGCCGCTGGACTTACTCCGAGCGAATCTCCGTCCAGCTGTATATTTACTTTTTGTGTCACTTGTTCTCGATCCCCTTTTTTGGgatctcctgctgctgtaTCTTCACTTCTCTTTGTTTATCTCCTCCCAGACTATTTGTATATTCTGACACAATGGCTGCTGTTTCTGAGAGCCCCGTCTACCGGGCCACCACTACTGCCCCTGTTAACATCGCCGTTATAAAGTATGTCTGAACCCCGCCATTGTACAACACATTGGCTTATACCAGTTGTCTAGGTACTGGGGAAAACGCGATGCCACTTTGAACTTGCCTACGAACTCATCGCTTTCTGTCACCTTGTCTCAGCGCTCTCTCCGTACCTTAACCACTGCCTCGTGCTCTGCCAGCTACCCCGCCGCCGATGAGCTGACGCTCAATGGCAAGCCGCAGGACATCCAGTCGTCCAAGCGTACCCTGGCTTGTCTCGCCAGCTTACGGGCTCACCGACAAGAGCTCGAGAGTGCAGACCCGTCTCTGCCTAAGCTCTCTACCCTCCCCCTAAGGATCGTTTCCGAGAACAACTTCCCCACCGCCGCTGGCCTCGCCTCCTCGGCTGCTGGTTTCGCAGCTTTGGTGCGCGCCGTAGCAGACCTCTACAAGCTGCCTCAGTCGCCAACAGAACTTAGTCGCATCGCTCGGCAGGGTTCTGGCTCGGCTTGTCGCTCTCTGATGGGAGGGTACGTCGCCTGGCGCGCCGGTGAGCTTGCGGACGGAAGCGACAGTCTGGCAGAAGAGGTTGCTCCCCAGGCTCACTGGCCCGAAATGCGTGCACTTATCCTGGTTGTgagtgcggagaagaaggacgtTCCTAGCACGACGGGTATGCAAACTACCGTTGCGACATCAGAGCTTTTCGCAACGCGGGCGAACGCTGTCGTCCCTGCGCGTATGGCCGCTATAGAGACAGCTATTCAGAACCGCGATTTCCCCGCTTTTGCGGAAATCACCATGCGTGATTCCAATGGTTTCCATGCTACCTGCCTTGACTCATGgcctcccatcttctacatGAATGATGTCTCCCGGGCCGCCGTCAGGCTCGTACATGATATCAACAACGCCGTCGGTCGTACAGTGTGCGCGTATACTTTCGATGCTGGCCCTAACGCCGTCATCTACTACCTTGAGAAGGATTCCAACCTTGTTGCGGGAACTTTCAAGTCTATTCTTGGCACAGAACTTGAAGGATGGTCTGGCCCCTTCTATGATGCCGTGAAGGACGTCAGCTCGGGTGTATCTCTCGAACAGGTCGACTCCCGCGCCGTAGACGTGCTCAAGACTGGATTGAGCCGTGTGATCCTCACCGGTGTTGGTGAAGGTCCTATCAGTGTACAGGATCACCTCGTTGGGGAAAACGGTGAAATTCTCTCTGATCAATAGAGAATCAGGGGAGCAGCAGGGGCGAACAATTTATGATTTCGTCAATCGCATCAGACCTATTCAAAGTTACTTGTATTCAATTGCAAGCCGTGCATCGTTTGAGACGATACAAGGCATGATGTCCATTGTTTCGGTTATCTATGATTCGGATTCGGTCAACGTTCGATACATCAAACACATGCTACACATCCATATACATAATAAACAGCTAGCTATTCTAATTCCTTTCTAGTATACCTGAACAAACTTTTCCTAACCTACCTTAAGGGAATATAACCTAACCTAACTCAACAATGCTgacttcttcatctccttgaTTTTCGGCGGCTCCTGACCTTTCCCACCTCCCAGAGTAGACACAATACTCTCCCAAAACACTCTCTGCCCGCCTTGCGGCATTGGAACATCCACAGGCCCATTCACTGCCTCACCACCCTGCTCCCcattttctccctcttctaGCTGTTGCTTCTGTTGAACAATGAAAACTTCCTCCTGACTTTCCTCACACAGCTTCAAAACATCTCTCGTAGCCTTCTCAATCGCCGCAGCACGCTCCCTCATCCCCCTGCGCAGCAGGGAATCAACCAGATTCTCCACTTCGGGAACAGTCGTGCCAACACGTTCAATCAGTCGTCGCACACTGTTAACCAGGTATTCTTCTTCGTAGACAgttcctttctttccacGGGCCCGCTTGCGCTCTTCCTTGCGCCGGTTGCGAGAACTCTGACGCGAGGATGTTGTTTTACCGGACGACGTCTTGCCCGTGTACCGAGTAAACATAGATTTGCCGGCTAAGGTCGAGGCATCCGTTGCTGCTAGAGAGACGTTATCGGGAATATCCACACCCGCAGCCCCATCAGTGGCAGTGGGGTCTCCGCCAAAGTATGCCAATGGATCCTGGATACGACGCACACGTAGCTCCGCGATTCGAGGAACCTGTGCCTGCAATTGGGAGCGGAAGTCCGCAAGCAGGTCTGTCATTGATCCCATGGCATCTGCGAGAGCGACGTCCACAATCTCCGGGATGAGGGACTGCACGCTGTGCAGGGTGAGAAGGCGAGTCGCTTCGGAATAGCGGGCGCCGCGGCAGAGGAGGCGAGCAGCGGTAGGGATATCATGAAGATGTTCAGCGTGAATTTGAGAAGCGGCGAGGTAGTCCTTGTTTTCCTCAACCAGGGTTGTGGCAAGGTCGGTGGCGTGGGTTGTTAGCTCATCTTGGGAAAGGGGAACGAGCATCGCGGTGTAGAGGGATTCGCGCCAGAGGTGTGCGAGTTGGTAGCATTTGTAGGCGTCTGTGTACATAGAGAGGGATTCATAGGCTTTTTGGTTTTTGTTAGCTCTGAGATTTTATATATTGGGGAGTTCTCTCGGCGTACCAATTCCTGCATCTTTATACTGGGATTCCTGGTACAGGTGGTCTGCGTAGAGGTGGGTTATGTCGCGAAGCTGTTCAGGCTCATATTTGTAAATATCAATGGCATCTTTGTATAGGACGTGCTTGACCACGTATTCGCGGAGCTCGTCGTGGGCATGCAACCCATGAAGATGGCCGAGTGCCTTCTGCCACCTTCCTAGGTAGTTGTCAATTTCGAAGAATCGACGCAGATCTGGGAGTTGCTGCAGCTTCCGGAGGAATGGAAGGTATTCGCGGGGATCCTATGCTTCGTTAGAATGCCTCCTTGTACTCTTCCTAACGGACTTTCGTACCCTCTGCGCTTGTTGGGCTACAAGCAAAGTAAGTTCAAGATCATAGAGACCTAGCGCAGTATCGTAGAGCCGGTTCGCATCCGTCAGGAAGCACATGTGTTCCACAGCGTCTTCTGCTTGTTCAGGACTCTCCTCTTATGTCTGGTTAGTAGAATCAAACAAGTAGGCATAGCAAGACAAACCTCTCAGACGCGCTACTAATTGGAGACCGGATTCGAGGTCTGGTGGTAGCTTGCAAACATGCGCCGTAATGAGGTTGTGCAGATTAGTATCTGAACGCTTCTCCAGGGCGGTTAGGAACCCATCACAAATTCGGTTAACCTTGctgcctttctttcctgtcaTGGTAAAACCGGTTTCCGCTGCAACTTCCATGTCTAGTGCTTTCAACGTATCCTTGTAGAGCGTCTGCGagacatcttcttctctgaagTTGGGTTAGTAAGGCCATCATGAGCACTTAAGGATAACATACTTCAAGCGAGAAAGGAATTCGTCCACGAAATCCACCCTCTTGACTTGGTCGACGAATAGTGTAATGCTTTCCATGAACTGCTCGGGGGCGTAGTCATGAATAAGATTCATGTCTACCATTTGGCTGCGGCAGGTGAGGAAAGCAGAGCGGTAGTCCTTCTTATCAATGAAGGATCGAATTCCTGCTAGCACGAGGGCTCGTGGATAAATAGTCTCGATGTTGcctcgaggagcttggagaaCAACTGCGAATGCGGAAGGCATTACAGTGACTAGGCGTGATCCACGTTCAATGCTTCTACAACGTTCATCCGTCTCGGGAGTGTCAGGAGGCGCCTCCATGTCTATAATAAGAGAGTTAGCTAGAAAGGGATGATACAAATGGTCGTTATCACTAACCTTCAGCCCGGCGGAGATGAACGAACTTGAGAAGATGTAGAGAGGTGGTGAATATAACATGGGACGAGGTAAGGAGGAAAGAAGTGCAATTCTTTGCAAGCAGCTTCTTGTTCGCATATAAGCCCCCTGTTCTTGATAAGGAAATCAAAACGAGCTAACTAGGTTAACAAACCACCCAAATAAATCGGCTAATGACGCCTACCTCATCATCAGATATTTGAGCACTCTTGGCCCAGTATGTGTCAGCGACAGGGCTTTGGGCCCAAGGTGTGACCTGTGATTCGTTGGATGATGGCATTGTGATGGTAGAGTAGGCAATTGACTGGCCTGGTCGAGGAACATGAGAGAACCACAGGGCTTCGTGCCCTAAGCTTGAAAACATGGTAAGCAGGTGCTCAGAGTCTGCTGCCTCGTAAACGACCTTGGTTTCACGGGTCTCCAACGTGGTCCGCTCGATGCAGGTATTGTTCGGTCCTCTGCTGCGGAGGATGTAGACTTCATTGTCATTGAGGAAGGTAATCTGACGAGGCCGACTGCCTATTTCACCGGATAAGGGATAGCTGGACTCCAGGATCGGAACAGGCACCGGTCTGGATTTGAGGGACCATAGATAAACAGAGAAGTGATCGTTCATTAGAACAGCAATCCTTGTCCCAGACTTGCTAAACGCTACATCAATAGCATTGGCATCAAGAGGAAGTTCATTGTGAGCCATAGGGGGCGGAACGCCGGATAGTTTCAGAGGCGTCAACTTCAGAGTTTCTGTGAGAGTTAACGAAATGAGACCTTACACAGGTAGTGTACCTAATACTGACTTCCATCAATAACAGCAACAGCTCCAACATCATTAGGAGGAGTGGTTGAACCGTGAAAAACTTTAAAAACAAACTCGCCGTCTAAGATTGACTCTGCAGAACCATTAGTCTGAATTAAATCTTATCCCACTAGAACACAGGACATACCAGAGGCTCCTGCAACGAAACGCAAAGCTTTTTCATGGTGCCATTTGTACGCAAAGGGGCCCTCAGAGCTTACTATCACAGGAATTTCCTGTTTCAGGTAGTAGTGGTAGTTGCCCGAGGTCCAAAACTGAATTCTGTCCTTGAACTGTACTGCAAGAACTGTTGAGTCCACATTCCAGCTCAGATGAATGTTTGATGCCCACGTAGATCGCTCCTCTTCGGTCAAACGAAGAGTGAACTGGCCATGTCGCAAGCCGTTTCTTTCAAAAAAGACCACATCAATCCGGTCATCGAGCCTCTGAATGCCGGCAATGAGATTTCCGTACGGTCTCCAACTGAGAGCCCCTTCTAGGCCATCAACTGGCTCACTCACGCTATCCAGAGTTCCCTCACGGGAGTAGACCCTGATTGCACGACGAATCCCTTCAACGATGCTATTCACCGCAACAAAGGCGCCGTCTCCGCGCCATGTAATAGTTGTCCTACCGTCATCATTACCGCTGAGCTTCCCCTCGTCCACCTTCTCCGGAACAGTTGGGTCTCGCATAGCCTTGGCTCTCTTTCCCTGAAATTGCGTCTCACGCTTTCCCCAGCCCACGGAGACATGCTGCGACGCCTTAAGGTCATCAGGAGTAAAAGTGATCTCGGCGACATTCTCAAACTCCCTAGTCATGTACAAAAATGTATGGGCTGAGGTAGTAAGAGCCAGCAGTTCCTCGTCAGGCGACCAGGCGGCAGCCGTAATGCCAACATCGACCGAGCCCACAATCTCGATCTTATCCTCTCCAGGGAGGGGCTCTTCACGGACAACGATAATGTCACCTCCTTCCAGGACAAGGCATGCCGTCAGAGTGTCCGCGAAGTAATGTAGCGAGAGAACGTGATCACAATCAAGATGTGGCAGCGGACATGGTGCATCCCAAGATGCGATAGTGTCAAAGACATCTGGGCTCACGGCATCCGAGAAATACACATCCGCGCGTTTTCTCCGGAGCTCGATGACAGGGTTTGTGGGCGTAGGGCCAAATGTGCAAATGACAGCATCGGAAGCTGTATCCcaagctgttgctgttagAGGAAGTCCATTTTGGAGCTGCACCTCTGCGAGGCGCACGTTTTTCAAATTGCGCATCTTCAGTGAATATGTGGTTACCCCACTGCCATCGACAAGGTTCTTCCcaagaaaatgaaaatgaCTCGGcgggaaggaagaaagaaaatcaaTAAAACTTCCTCTCCATTAGAGCAGAACAGTATCCAGGTAGTAGATGTGTTCCGATAGTTTTGCTGTTGTAGCCTGAATATCAAAAAGAATTTGATTTTCGCGACAAAAAATCAACCAATGACTTCATCCATAAACTAATGCTATCCATCTACAGTCTCCGTGCGGCTACCAACCGTACAGCTCCCGATTATATCCCATTGCCATTATAGGGTACGGAGAAAATTCTGGGTTAAAGGCTCAAGGCCGAATGGATTCTCTAAATTTATACAGATTATACGAATTCCCCAAGACAGCTCGATCCCACCATTGCCGGATACCCCAGGGGCGCGCGGAGGCGGATTTAGCGGGTCTTGTAGGTTTGCCAGACTGGAGAAAGCTATTAGACGGCGTTGTAAGTTAATAACGAAGATGGTCGGAAACATACCAGCAATAGCGAAGGGAGCACCGAAACCGGTGACTATAGGCACGGAGTTAGCAACACCAACAATCAATCTACCCACTGCAGGTATTGAGGAATACTCACTCATGAAAGCCCagtatctgaagaagaagtacttgGTAAGAGGGTTGAAGGGGATGTTGGAGCGAGGACCCTCAGCGTAGTGGTAAGGGCTGGAAAGCTGGCTGCGGGTGGTGGAAAAGCCACGGCGGGCAACGAAGGAGGTAGCCATGCGGGCCCGGAGAGCGGTAGCAGCGTTCATCTTCGACAAGTTCAGTACAATTGGTCCCCAAGTCCAATGCAGTACAGGTTTACCTTGAATAGAACAGAAGCGCGATGAGATGACTGAGGCGGAGATACTGATCGTGCCATGCGGGAAATgtaggatgaagatggagccAAATTAGTCACGTGATAACCAGCTATTACAAGAGGATAGTTTCTCCGATCAGTTTCTCCGGCGGTCGTTCGATTGCGGCACCTTCCCCGAACGGGACATGAAATTTCTTGGTCGCTCCAGTCGGTGGGAAGAAACATAGCAGAAACCCGACCACCGCGGCTGCTCGAGTTATTTGCGCCCTGTGGTTCTAGATCCTGCTCAACAATGGATGAGCTTTTCGATGTCTTCGAGGATAAGCCCCAAGCGGCCCAGCTCTCTGAACCCAGACGaccgaagaaagagaagagcaagaagcgcCAGATAAACGGCGATGTGAAGGAAAACGGGGAAAATGCAAAACCCAAGGAGAATATCGCTCCCGATGTCGCGGAACAAGAAaacaaggaagagaagtCTTCAGGCTCGGATAACAACAATCAGCCAGAGACAAAGCGATTGCGATTAGAAGAAGAGCCGGAACCCGTTGTCGCAGACTTGTTCGAAACTGCGCAAGAGCGCGAGATTGCAGGATCTGCAGGGCTTCAAGCTGAGAAAGAAGCAGGCCCAGTGGTCTTGTCCCACCAGGTCCGGCATCAAGTCGCCATTCCGCCGAAGTATCCTTACGTTCCAATCTCTCAACACAAACCTCCGGAGAACCCCGCGAGAGTATGGCCGTTTACGCTCGATCCATTCCAGCAGGTTGCTGTCTCGTCGATTCAGAGAGGAGAAAGTGTGCTGGTATCGGCTCATACCAGTGCGGGAAAGACGGTGGTCGCGGAATATGCTATTGCTCAGAGTTTGAAGAACAATCAGAGGGTCATCTATACAAGTCCTATCAAAGCCCTGAGTAATCAGAAATACCGGGAGTTTGCAGCGGAATTTGGCGACGTTGGTCTAATGACGGGTGATGTGACAATCAACCCTACTGCTACTTGCTTGGTTATGACGACCGAGATTCTGCGGTCTATGTTGTATCGCGGCTCCGAGATCATGCGCGAAGTCGCCTGGGTTGTCTTCGACGAGATTCATTACATGCGAGATGCTAGTAAGTGTGTCAAAAGGTCGCAAGAGTACAGTCACTAAATACGGGACATAGCGCGAGGTGTTGTTTGGGAAGAGACCATTATTCTACTTCCAGATAAGGTTCGATACGTATTTCTGTCCGCAACAATTCCCAATGCGATGCAGTTCGCCGAGTGGATCACAAAAATGCACAACCAACCCTGTCACGTTGTATATACTGACTTCCGGCCTACGCCGCTGCAACATTATTTCTTCCCCGCTGGCTCCGAAGGAATGCATCTAATCGTCGACGAGAAGGGTGTTTTCCGAGAGGAGAACTTCCAGAAGGCAATGAGCTCCATCGCAGACAAGAAAGGTGATGATCCAGCGGATGCGCTTGCCAAACggaaaggcaaaggcaaagacaaAAAACTCAACAAAGGCGGAACtcaggagaaagatgatatatataaaatTGTCAAGATGATTATGTTGAAGAGTCTGAATCCTGTTATCGTCTTCAGTTTCAGCAAGCGCGAGTGTGAATTCTACgctctgaagatgaagagccTGGCCTTCAATGACGACTCGGAAAAGGAGATGGTATCAAAGGTCTTCAACAGTGCAATTGAAATGCtatctgaagaagatcgcaATCTACCTCAGATTCAAAACATCCTGCCCCTTCTACGGAGAGGTATTGGTGTCCATCACTCCGGACTGCTTCCCATCCTCAAGGAGACCATCGAAATTCTGTTCCAAGAAGGGCTTATCAAGGTCCTGTTCGCCACTGAAACATTCTCTATCGGTCTTAACATGCCAGCAAAGACCGTCGTCTTTACCAGCGTTCGAAAGTTCGACGGCTTCAGCCAGCGCTGGGTCACTCCATCTGAGTTTGTGCAGATGTCTGGCCGTGCCGGACGTAGAGGTCTCGACGACCGTGGTATTGTTATCATGATGATaggggaagaaatggatCCTGCCGTGGCCAAGGAAATTGTGCGTGGAGAACAGGACCGTCTAAATTCCGCTTTCCATCTGGGCTACAACATGATTCTGAATCTCATGCGTGTAGAGGGTATATCGCCTGAGTTCATGCTTGAAAGGTGTTTCTATCAATTCCAGAACACTGCAGGCCTGGCGGGCCTTGAAAAGGGTAATCAATACTCTTACCCGGTGTTTGAATATACTACTGACAATTGGCAGAACTTGCTGAactggaagaaaaaagagccAACATGACCATTTCGGATGAAGGAACCATCCGCGAATACTACGATATTCGGACGCAGATTGACCAATTCAACGATGATGTACGGGCGGTCATCAGCCATCCTGAGTACTCTGTGCCCTTCCTTACGCCTGGGCGCCTGTTGCACATCAAATACAAAGACTTCGACTTTGGATGGGGGGTAGTTGTTAACATCAAGAAACGCAAACCCCAGAAGAACTCAGAGGAGCTGACCGGTCATGCCAGTTACATTGTTGATGTTCTTTTGAGGGTTGCTGATGGGTCATCTT
This genomic interval carries:
- a CDS encoding SNAP receptor PEP12 (transcript_id=CADANIAT00006040), whose product is MSFNHLSSLESQPTTYRRSDDPQYHDDPEFQRLTESLSNQLFTLTSNITRLSDQIALLGTKRDTERVRERVHNLLEQTRTGFRDVGEGIKKVQNWEDVNPSQKWTQQKLSTEFKATLEEFQTIQRRALEKQRASAVAARTAVEEAGHSTEDDAQQQQQQQLLEVEQPRLANQDEVDFQEALIIEREAEIRNIEQSVGELNELFRDVAHIVHEQGEQLDTISGNVENVHANTQGANVELRSASRYQKNARTKACCLLIILAVILAIIILAAVLG
- a CDS encoding cytochrome c1 heme lyase CYT2 (transcript_id=CADANIAT00006041), translated to MGAGASTPVSPPPSTPAATCPVDHKTREAWLQQHKPGEAPHPVASNDGVPTTMKQHRPLSTDREVSSIPRAVASDSDAPPSECPAAPSSPYASPTASHGTPSNAETETGHDKSTGNWIYPSERQFFEALMRKGNTPNSVSSASELATTVASIIPIHNAVNERAWQQILEWEQKAPLSDPGSKKCGGPKLYSFRGLGSEPEFLSPRARMNSLMGYQLPFDRHDWVVERCDGQRIEYVIDFYQGKSTGGSSRGGLAANAGPGKLSFYLDVRPKLNSWEGCMMRFRRFSGL
- the mvd1 gene encoding diphosphomevalonate decarboxylase MVD1 (transcript_id=CADANIAT00006042), which encodes MAAVSESPVYRATTTAPVNIAVIKYWGKRDATLNLPTNSSLSVTLSQRSLRTLTTASCSASYPAADELTLNGKPQDIQSSKRTLACLASLRAHRQELESADPSLPKLSTLPLRIVSENNFPTAAGLASSAAGFAALVRAVADLYKLPQSPTELSRIARQGSGSACRSLMGGYVAWRAGELADGSDSLAEEVAPQAHWPEMRALILVVSAEKKDVPSTTGMQTTVATSELFATRANAVVPARMAAIETAIQNRDFPAFAEITMRDSNGFHATCLDSWPPIFYMNDVSRAAVRLVHDINNAVGRTVCAYTFDAGPNAVIYYLEKDSNLVAGTFKSILGTELEGWSGPFYDAVKDVSSGVSLEQVDSRAVDVLKTGLSRVILTGVGEGPISVQDHLVGENGEILSDQ
- a CDS encoding Elongator subunit IKI3 (transcript_id=CADANIAT00006043), which codes for MRNLKNVRLAEVQLQNGLPLTATAWDTASDAVICTFGPTPTNPVIELRRKRADVYFSDAVSPDVFDTIASWDAPCPLPHLDCDHVLSLHYFADTLTACLVLEGGDIIVVREEPLPGEDKIEIVGSVDVGITAAAWSPDEELLALTTSAHTFLYMTREFENVAEITFTPDDLKASQHVSVGWGKRETQFQGKRAKAMRDPTVPEKVDEGKLSGNDDGRTTITWRGDGAFVAVNSIVEGIRRAIRVYSREGTLDSVSEPVDGLEGALSWRPYGNLIAGIQRLDDRIDVVFFERNGLRHGQFTLRLTEEERSTWASNIHLSWNVDSTVLAVQFKDRIQFWTSGNYHYYLKQEIPVIVSSEGPFAYKWHHEKALRFVAGASDLIQTNGSAESILDGEFVFKVFHGSTTPPNDVGAVAVIDGKTLKLTPLKLSGVPPPMAHNELPLDANAIDVAFSKSGTRIAVLMNDHFSVYLWSLKSRPVPVPILESSYPLSGEIGSRPRQITFLNDNEVYILRSRGPNNTCIERTTLETRETKVVYEAADSEHLLTMFSSLGHEALWFSHVPRPGQSIAYSTITMPSSNESQVTPWAQSPVADTYWAKSAQISDDEVGLVLISLSRTGGLYANKKLLAKNCTSFLLTSSHVIFTTSLHLLKFVHLRRAEDMEAPPDTPETDERCRSIERGSRLVTVMPSAFAVVLQAPRGNIETIYPRALVLAGIRSFIDKKDYRSAFLTCRSQMVDMNLIHDYAPEQFMESITLFVDQVKRVDFVDEFLSRLKEEDVSQTLYKDTLKALDMEVAAETGFTMTGKKGSKVNRICDGFLTALEKRSDTNLHNLITAHVCKLPPDLESGLQLVARLREESPEQAEDAVEHMCFLTDANRLYDTALGLYDLELTLLVAQQAQRDPREYLPFLRKLQQLPDLRRFFEIDNYLGRWQKALGHLHGLHAHDELREYVVKHVLYKDAIDIYKYEPEQLRDITHLYADHLYQESQYKDAGIAYESLSMYTDAYKCYQLAHLWRESLYTAMLVPLSQDELTTHATDLATTLVEENKDYLAASQIHAEHLHDIPTAARLLCRGARYSEATRLLTLHSVQSLIPEIVDVALADAMGSMTDLLADFRSQLQAQVPRIAELRVRRIQDPLAYFGGDPTATDGAAGVDIPDNVSLAATDASTLAGKSMFTRYTGKTSSGKTTSSRQSSRNRRKEERKRARGKKGTVYEEEYLVNSVRRLIERVGTTVPEVENLVDSLLRRGMRERAAAIEKATRDVLKLCEESQEEVFIVQQKQQLEEGENGEQGGEAVNGPVDVPMPQGGQRVFWESIVSTLGGGKGQEPPKIKEMKKSALLS
- a CDS encoding cytochrome c oxidase VIIc family protein (transcript_id=CADANIAT00006044), coding for MFLPTDWSDQEISCPVRGRCRNRTTAGETDRRNYPLVIAGYHVTNLAPSSSYISRMARSVSPPQSSHRASVLFKMNAATALRARMATSFVARRGFSTTRSQLSSPYHYAEGPRSNIPFNPLTKYFFFRYWAFMITGFGAPFAIAVWQTYKTR